A genomic stretch from Deinococcus radiotolerans includes:
- a CDS encoding WGR domain-containing protein, with amino-acid sequence MSVTYLEYSDPNGAEHKFYEVTVDGADLTIRYGRIGTDGQTQRKTHPSPEKAQAEADKKLKEKRRKGYEDAVQGVRQKREVVRRTFTETRATTRQGAPLLWKFDTTSTAFGIFADEHQVWVGNEAGQVHALSPDGEVHRSFTLPDGVKCLVRDDRWTFAGCDDGNVYDLSGKLPFVAYEVEGSAALLWLDIHAGTLAASDASGNVFAFDAESDQQWANVATGGNMGWMVRVDDRGVYYGHSAGVGMYDRASGLPLWQAKTRGGVLFGWQDGGDLYAGTTQNLIQRFTKAGEHVQDYACDAAVLSCATSPGGEYVFAGDSGSAVYCFTRGGERLWKLGSGVGGALSMQYAAGRLYLVTSRGILAALDASAEAIQAAQRGEAPAPRDVKLAAAAQVSAPLTQLAVTADSGQGVRLVCERDGTRLRVRPTTPGYHAWNVQFPRNLREAGATYLVDDLVDAGGFYRVVGDIRRIG; translated from the coding sequence ATGTCTGTAACGTACCTGGAGTATTCAGATCCGAACGGAGCCGAACACAAGTTCTACGAGGTGACCGTGGACGGCGCCGACCTCACCATCCGCTACGGCCGCATCGGCACCGACGGGCAGACCCAGCGCAAGACCCACCCCAGCCCCGAAAAGGCCCAGGCCGAAGCGGACAAGAAACTCAAGGAAAAACGCCGCAAGGGTTACGAGGACGCCGTGCAGGGCGTCCGGCAGAAACGCGAGGTGGTGCGCCGCACCTTCACCGAGACCCGCGCCACCACCCGCCAGGGCGCGCCGCTGCTGTGGAAGTTCGACACGACATCCACCGCGTTCGGCATCTTCGCGGACGAGCATCAGGTCTGGGTGGGCAACGAGGCCGGACAGGTGCACGCCCTGAGTCCCGACGGCGAGGTGCACCGCTCCTTCACCCTGCCCGACGGCGTGAAATGCCTCGTGCGGGACGACCGCTGGACCTTCGCAGGCTGCGATGACGGGAACGTGTACGACCTGAGCGGCAAACTCCCGTTCGTGGCGTACGAGGTCGAGGGCAGCGCCGCGCTGCTGTGGCTGGACATCCACGCGGGCACCCTGGCCGCCAGCGACGCGAGCGGCAACGTCTTCGCCTTCGACGCCGAGAGCGACCAGCAGTGGGCGAACGTTGCCACCGGCGGCAACATGGGCTGGATGGTCCGCGTGGACGACCGCGGCGTGTACTACGGGCACTCGGCGGGTGTGGGCATGTACGACCGCGCCAGCGGCCTCCCGCTGTGGCAGGCCAAAACACGGGGCGGCGTCCTGTTCGGCTGGCAGGACGGCGGCGACCTGTACGCGGGCACCACCCAGAACCTCATCCAGCGCTTCACGAAGGCAGGCGAGCACGTGCAGGACTACGCCTGCGACGCCGCCGTGCTGTCCTGCGCCACCAGCCCCGGCGGCGAATACGTGTTTGCCGGGGACAGCGGCAGCGCCGTGTACTGCTTCACGCGGGGCGGCGAGCGCCTCTGGAAGCTGGGCAGCGGGGTGGGCGGGGCCCTGAGCATGCAGTACGCCGCCGGGCGCCTGTACCTCGTAACCTCGCGCGGCATCCTGGCCGCCCTGGACGCCAGCGCGGAGGCCATTCAGGCCGCGCAGCGCGGCGAGGCCCCCGCCCCCCGCGACGTGAAACTCGCCGCCGCCGCGCAGGTCAGCGCACCCCTGACGCAGCTGGCCGTGACCGCCGACAGCGGCCAGGGCGTGCGGCTGGTCTGCGAGCGTGACGGCACCCGCCTGCGCGTACGCCCCACCACCCCCGGGTACCACGCGTGGAACGTGCAGTTCCCCCGCAACCTCCGCGAGGCCGGCGCGACGTACCTCGTCGATGACCTCGTGGACGCCGGGGGCTTCTACCGCGTGGTCGGCGACATCCGCCGTATCGGGTAA